From the Peromyscus leucopus breed LL Stock chromosome 8b, UCI_PerLeu_2.1, whole genome shotgun sequence genome, one window contains:
- the Dhrs11 gene encoding dehydrogenase/reductase SDR family member 11 isoform X2, whose translation MWPSAEVPRAEPGPEARPHGGGSRHCSDACKLSALAPAVTRERPSVSHPGRSSAVIVPGWLNEVGGRLGTMARAGMERWRDRLALVTGASGGIGAAVARALVQQGLKVVGCARTVGNIEELAAECKSAGYPGTLIPYRCDLSNEEDILSMFSAVRSQHSGVDICINNAGMARPDTLLSGSTSGWKDMFNHVWPPSPTRVCDPFLLCDQVCRHSLDGGTKTRASGGPDPYPGHVSQTRGCGRSRHLRPQHPATCSGWRHPDEAHRAGDLVFCGELLPSPPSWLASCLWILAVDFWTLDLTFGIHSTRDRKILKLFPIYM comes from the exons ATGTGGCCCAGTGCCGAGGTCCCGAGGGCGGAGCCCGGGCCGGAGGCTCGCCCGCACGGGGGTGGGTCTAGGCACTGCTCCGACGCCTGCAAGTTGTCCGCGCTCGCCCCAGCAGTGACCAGGGAGCGGCCAAGCGTCTCTCACCCCGGCCGAAGCTCCGCGGTAATCGTGCCTGGCTGGCTGAACGAGGTGGGCGGACGGCTCGGGACCATGGCCAGAGCCGGCATGGAGCGGTGGCGTGACCGGCTGGCACTGGTGACGGGAGCCTCGGGGGGCATAGGCGCGGCCGTGGCCCGGGCATTAGTCCAGCAGGGACTGAAGGTGGTGGGTTGTGCCCGCACCGTTGGCAACATCGAG GAGCTGGCTGCTGAATGTAAGAGTGCAGGCTACCCCGGGACTTTGATCCCCTACAGATGTGACCTGTCAAATGAGGAGGACATCCTCTCCATGTTCTCAGCTGTCCGCTCTCAGCACAGTGGCGTGGACATCTGTATCAACAATGCTGGCATGGCCCGGCCCGACACCCTCCTCTCGGGCAGCACCAGCGGCTGGAAGGACATGTTCAAT CATGTGTGGCCACCGAGTCCCACCCGAGTCTGTGATCCATTTCTATTGTGCGACCAAGTATGCCGTCACAGCCTTGACGGAGGGACTAAGACAAGAGCTTCTGGAGGCCCAGACCCATATCCGGGCCACG TGTCTCAAACCCGAGGATGTGGCCGAAGCCGTCATCTACGTCCTCAGCACCCCGCCACATGTTCAG GTTGGAGACATCCAGATGAGGCCCACAGAGCAGGTGACCTAGTGTTCTGTGGGGAgctcctgccctccccaccctcgTGGCTTGCCTCCTGCCTCTGGATTTTAGCTGTTGATTTCTGGACCCTGGATCTTACTTTCGGTATCCACTCCACTAGGGATAGAaaaattctcaaattattccCAATATACATGTGA
- the Dhrs11 gene encoding dehydrogenase/reductase SDR family member 11 isoform X3 — protein sequence MWPSAEVPRAEPGPEARPHGGGSRHCSDACKLSALAPAVTRERPSVSHPGRSSAVIVPGWLNEVGGRLGTMARAGMERWRDRLALVTGASGGIGAAVARALVQQGLKVVGCARTVGNIEELAAECKSAGYPGTLIPYRCDLSNEEDILSMFSAVRSQHSGVDICINNAGMARPDTLLSGSTSGWKDMFNVNVLALSICTREAYQSMKERNVDDGHIININSMCGHRVPPESVIHFYCATKYAVTALTEGLRQELLEAQTHIRATCLKPEDVAEAVIYVLSTPPHVQVGDIQMRPTEQVT from the exons ATGTGGCCCAGTGCCGAGGTCCCGAGGGCGGAGCCCGGGCCGGAGGCTCGCCCGCACGGGGGTGGGTCTAGGCACTGCTCCGACGCCTGCAAGTTGTCCGCGCTCGCCCCAGCAGTGACCAGGGAGCGGCCAAGCGTCTCTCACCCCGGCCGAAGCTCCGCGGTAATCGTGCCTGGCTGGCTGAACGAGGTGGGCGGACGGCTCGGGACCATGGCCAGAGCCGGCATGGAGCGGTGGCGTGACCGGCTGGCACTGGTGACGGGAGCCTCGGGGGGCATAGGCGCGGCCGTGGCCCGGGCATTAGTCCAGCAGGGACTGAAGGTGGTGGGTTGTGCCCGCACCGTTGGCAACATCGAG GAGCTGGCTGCTGAATGTAAGAGTGCAGGCTACCCCGGGACTTTGATCCCCTACAGATGTGACCTGTCAAATGAGGAGGACATCCTCTCCATGTTCTCAGCTGTCCGCTCTCAGCACAGTGGCGTGGACATCTGTATCAACAATGCTGGCATGGCCCGGCCCGACACCCTCCTCTCGGGCAGCACCAGCGGCTGGAAGGACATGTTCAAT GTGAATGTACTGGCCCTCAGCATCTGCACTCGGGAGGCTTATCAGTCCATGAAGGAGCGGAATGTGGACGACGGGCATATTATTAACATCAACAG CATGTGTGGCCACCGAGTCCCACCCGAGTCTGTGATCCATTTCTATTGTGCGACCAAGTATGCCGTCACAGCCTTGACGGAGGGACTAAGACAAGAGCTTCTGGAGGCCCAGACCCATATCCGGGCCACG TGTCTCAAACCCGAGGATGTGGCCGAAGCCGTCATCTACGTCCTCAGCACCCCGCCACATGTTCAG GTTGGAGACATCCAGATGAGGCCCACAGAGCAGGTGACCTAG
- the Dhrs11 gene encoding dehydrogenase/reductase SDR family member 11 isoform X1, giving the protein MWPSAEVPRAEPGPEARPHGGGSRHCSDACKLSALAPAVTRERPSVSHPGRSSAVIVPGWLNEVGGRLGTMARAGMERWRDRLALVTGASGGIGAAVARALVQQGLKVVGCARTVGNIEELAAECKSAGYPGTLIPYRCDLSNEEDILSMFSAVRSQHSGVDICINNAGMARPDTLLSGSTSGWKDMFNVNVLALSICTREAYQSMKERNVDDGHIININSMCGHRVPPESVIHFYCATKYAVTALTEGLRQELLEAQTHIRATCISPGLVETQFAFKLHDKDPERAAATYEDIKCLKPEDVAEAVIYVLSTPPHVQVGDIQMRPTEQVT; this is encoded by the exons ATGTGGCCCAGTGCCGAGGTCCCGAGGGCGGAGCCCGGGCCGGAGGCTCGCCCGCACGGGGGTGGGTCTAGGCACTGCTCCGACGCCTGCAAGTTGTCCGCGCTCGCCCCAGCAGTGACCAGGGAGCGGCCAAGCGTCTCTCACCCCGGCCGAAGCTCCGCGGTAATCGTGCCTGGCTGGCTGAACGAGGTGGGCGGACGGCTCGGGACCATGGCCAGAGCCGGCATGGAGCGGTGGCGTGACCGGCTGGCACTGGTGACGGGAGCCTCGGGGGGCATAGGCGCGGCCGTGGCCCGGGCATTAGTCCAGCAGGGACTGAAGGTGGTGGGTTGTGCCCGCACCGTTGGCAACATCGAG GAGCTGGCTGCTGAATGTAAGAGTGCAGGCTACCCCGGGACTTTGATCCCCTACAGATGTGACCTGTCAAATGAGGAGGACATCCTCTCCATGTTCTCAGCTGTCCGCTCTCAGCACAGTGGCGTGGACATCTGTATCAACAATGCTGGCATGGCCCGGCCCGACACCCTCCTCTCGGGCAGCACCAGCGGCTGGAAGGACATGTTCAAT GTGAATGTACTGGCCCTCAGCATCTGCACTCGGGAGGCTTATCAGTCCATGAAGGAGCGGAATGTGGACGACGGGCATATTATTAACATCAACAG CATGTGTGGCCACCGAGTCCCACCCGAGTCTGTGATCCATTTCTATTGTGCGACCAAGTATGCCGTCACAGCCTTGACGGAGGGACTAAGACAAGAGCTTCTGGAGGCCCAGACCCATATCCGGGCCACG TGTATCTCTCCAGGCTTGGTGGAGACGCAGTTTGCCTTCAAACTCCATGACAAGGACCCCGAGAGGGCAGCTGCCACCTATGAAGACATAAAG TGTCTCAAACCCGAGGATGTGGCCGAAGCCGTCATCTACGTCCTCAGCACCCCGCCACATGTTCAG GTTGGAGACATCCAGATGAGGCCCACAGAGCAGGTGACCTAG